The following are from one region of the Oreochromis aureus strain Israel breed Guangdong linkage group 1, ZZ_aureus, whole genome shotgun sequence genome:
- the c1h16orf87 gene encoding UPF0547 protein C16orf87 homolog, whose protein sequence is MSANKTKKVKMATKSCPECDQQIPVACKSCPCGYVFISRKLLNAKLNERSSPAIADKLDFRRRRTERIRRERIECPLTNDMENRRRPRANSQSDPIRRGRGRPKTVGLKKQEEEKEKQEKEVDIYASLSDEKAFVFSVALAEINRKILAQRLIL, encoded by the exons ATGTCggcaaataaaacaaagaaggtCAAAATGGCTACTAAATCTTGTCCTGAATGCGACCAACAG ATTCCAGTGGCGTGCAAGTCCTGTCCATGTGGTTATGTGTTTATTAGCAGGAAACTCCTTAATGCAAAGTTAAATGAGCGCTCTTCACCAGCCATAGCAG ACAAGCTGGACTTTAGGCGGAGGAGGACTGAGCGCATTCGCAGAGAGAGAATTGAGTGCCCTCTAACCAATGACATGGAGAacaggaggaggccccgggctaacagccaatcagatcccatACGAAGAGGACGAGGCAGACCAAAAACAGTGGGgctgaagaaacaggaagaggaGAAAG agAAACAGGAGAAGGAGGTGGATATCTATGCGAGTCTCTCTGATGAGAAGgcctttgtgttttctgtggcATTGGCTGAGATCAACCGCAAGATCCTGGCACAGAGACTTATCTTGTGA